In Myxococcus stipitatus, the following are encoded in one genomic region:
- the icd gene encoding NADP-dependent isocitrate dehydrogenase codes for MAPPSSGEKISLQNGKLSVPDHPIIPYIEGDGTGRDIWRASQAVFDAAVEKAYKGKKKIAWYEVLAGEKSFKQVNNWLPDETVEAFRTYLVGIKGPLTTPVGGGIRSLNVALRQMLDLYVCLRPVRYFKGVPSPVKTPEKVDMTIFRENTEDIYAGIEFEAGTAAAEKFLGLLKQEFPKEFGKIRFPSNIGLGVKPVSKEGSERLIRAAIQYAVDHKRKSVTLVHKGNIMKFTEGAFRQWGYGLAAREFGDKVYTWDQWEVTKAAKGEEAANAEQKAAVTAGKIIIKDSIADITLQQVLTRPDEFDVIATLNLNGDYLSDALAAQVGGIGIAPGGNINYVTGHAVFEATHGTAPKYADQDKVNPGSVILSGEMMFRHLGWHDAADLMIKGMDRAIAAKTVTYDFARLMKQEGQSGVTEVKCSEFGQAIIKHM; via the coding sequence ATGGCTCCCCCGTCGTCCGGCGAGAAGATCTCCCTCCAGAACGGCAAGCTGTCCGTACCGGATCACCCGATCATCCCCTACATCGAGGGCGACGGCACGGGTCGCGACATCTGGCGCGCGTCCCAGGCGGTCTTCGATGCCGCGGTGGAGAAGGCCTACAAGGGCAAGAAGAAGATTGCCTGGTACGAGGTCCTCGCCGGCGAGAAGTCGTTCAAGCAGGTCAACAACTGGCTTCCCGACGAGACGGTCGAGGCCTTCCGCACCTACCTGGTGGGCATCAAGGGCCCGCTGACCACGCCCGTGGGCGGCGGCATCCGCTCGCTGAACGTGGCGCTGCGCCAGATGCTGGACCTGTACGTCTGCCTGCGTCCCGTCCGGTACTTCAAGGGCGTTCCCAGCCCCGTGAAGACGCCGGAGAAGGTCGACATGACCATCTTCCGTGAGAACACGGAGGACATCTATGCGGGCATCGAGTTCGAGGCCGGCACCGCGGCGGCGGAGAAGTTCCTGGGCCTGCTCAAGCAGGAGTTCCCGAAGGAGTTCGGGAAGATCCGCTTCCCGTCCAACATCGGCCTGGGCGTCAAGCCGGTGTCCAAGGAGGGCAGCGAGCGGCTCATCCGCGCGGCCATCCAGTACGCGGTGGACCACAAGCGCAAGAGCGTCACGCTGGTCCACAAGGGCAACATCATGAAGTTCACCGAGGGCGCCTTCCGCCAGTGGGGCTACGGCCTGGCCGCCCGGGAGTTCGGTGACAAGGTCTACACCTGGGACCAGTGGGAAGTGACCAAGGCCGCCAAGGGTGAGGAGGCGGCCAACGCCGAGCAGAAGGCGGCCGTCACGGCGGGGAAGATCATCATCAAGGACTCCATCGCGGACATCACCCTGCAGCAGGTGCTCACGCGTCCGGACGAGTTCGACGTCATCGCCACGCTGAACCTCAACGGCGACTACCTGTCGGACGCGCTGGCGGCCCAGGTGGGCGGCATCGGCATCGCGCCGGGCGGCAACATCAACTACGTGACGGGCCACGCCGTGTTCGAGGCGACGCACGGCACGGCGCCCAAGTACGCGGACCAGGACAAGGTGAACCCGGGCTCCGTCATCCTGTCCGGTGAGATGATGTTCCGTCACCTGGGTTGGCACGACGCCGCGGACCTGATGATCAAGGGCATGGACCGCGCCATCGCCGCCAAGACGGTGACGTACGACTTCGCCCGCCTGATGAAGCAGGAGGGGCAGTCCGGGGTGACCGAGGTGAAGTGCTCCGAGTTCGGTCAGGCCATCATCAAGCACATGTAA
- a CDS encoding ATP-binding protein has product MKLELPDDAVLARTGQRRTRQVLLLLLAHASDCAGEGEVRLTLAPPDDFGDEPPRFQVVAPEARLSERELRSVFLSPMLVGAVHRRLARARELVESLGGTLTAERGAEVGLTVTVELPAPGLACW; this is encoded by the coding sequence GTGAAACTTGAGCTCCCGGACGACGCGGTGCTGGCGCGGACGGGGCAGCGACGTACACGGCAGGTGTTGTTGCTGTTGTTGGCGCACGCCTCGGACTGCGCGGGGGAGGGTGAGGTCCGGTTGACGCTGGCGCCGCCCGACGACTTCGGGGACGAGCCGCCTCGTTTCCAGGTGGTGGCGCCTGAGGCCCGGTTGTCGGAGCGGGAGCTGCGGTCGGTGTTCCTGTCGCCCATGCTGGTGGGGGCGGTGCACCGGCGGCTGGCCCGTGCGCGGGAGCTGGTGGAGTCCCTGGGGGGGACGCTGACCGCCGAGCGCGGCGCGGAGGTGGGGCTCACCGTGACGGTGGAGCTGCCGGCGCCGGGGCTGGCCTGTTGGTAG
- the mdh gene encoding malate dehydrogenase, with the protein MAQNRKKKIGLIGGGQIGGNLALLAVQKSLGDVVLYDIPVAEGLVKGKALDINQLAAVDGYDCRVTGTTDWKDVAGSDVVIITAGMPRKPGMSREDLLEVNLKIMKDVAANIKVHAPGAFVINVANPLDAMVFALHKIAGLPDNMVVGMAGVLDTSRFKCFVAEALGCSIRDVEALVLGGHGDDMVPLVRHSTVGGVPLTELIAKDKLDAIVDRTRKGGAELVGLYKTGSAYFGPAASSIAMAESFIFDRKRILPAAALLKGQYGINDYFFGTPVQIGAGGVEKVITVDLNAAEKAELEKSFNSVKGTVDSVKL; encoded by the coding sequence ATGGCTCAGAATCGCAAGAAGAAGATTGGCCTCATCGGCGGCGGGCAGATCGGTGGCAACCTCGCGCTGCTCGCGGTGCAGAAGTCGCTGGGTGACGTGGTCCTCTACGACATCCCGGTGGCCGAGGGGCTGGTCAAGGGCAAGGCGCTGGACATCAACCAGCTCGCCGCGGTGGACGGCTACGACTGCCGCGTCACCGGCACCACGGACTGGAAGGACGTCGCTGGCTCGGACGTGGTCATCATCACGGCCGGCATGCCCCGCAAGCCGGGCATGAGCCGCGAGGACCTGCTCGAGGTCAACCTCAAGATCATGAAGGACGTGGCGGCGAACATCAAGGTTCACGCCCCGGGCGCCTTCGTCATCAACGTGGCCAACCCGCTGGACGCGATGGTGTTCGCGCTCCACAAGATCGCCGGCCTGCCGGACAACATGGTCGTGGGCATGGCGGGCGTGCTGGACACCAGCCGCTTCAAGTGCTTCGTGGCCGAGGCGCTGGGCTGCTCCATCCGCGACGTGGAGGCGCTGGTGCTCGGCGGCCACGGCGACGACATGGTTCCGCTGGTGCGCCACAGCACCGTGGGCGGCGTGCCCCTCACGGAGCTCATCGCGAAGGACAAGCTGGACGCCATCGTCGACCGCACCCGCAAGGGCGGCGCGGAGCTGGTGGGCCTGTACAAGACGGGCAGCGCCTACTTCGGGCCGGCCGCGTCCTCCATCGCCATGGCGGAGAGCTTCATCTTCGACCGCAAGCGCATCCTGCCGGCCGCGGCGCTGCTCAAGGGCCAGTACGGCATCAATGACTACTTCTTCGGGACCCCCGTGCAGATCGGCGCGGGCGGCGTGGAGAAGGTCATCACCGTCGACCTGAACGCCGCGGAGAAGGCCGAGCTGGAGAAGTCCTTCAACTCGGTCAAGGGCACCGTCGACTCCGTCAAGCTGTAG